One part of the Peromyscus eremicus chromosome 18, PerEre_H2_v1, whole genome shotgun sequence genome encodes these proteins:
- the Myl6 gene encoding myosin light polypeptide 6 isoform X2, with protein MCDFTEDQTAEFKEAFQLFDRTGDGKILYSQCGDVMRALGQNPTNAEVLKVLGNPKSDEMNVKVLDFEHFLPMLQTVAKNKDQGTYEDYVEGLRVFDKEGNGTVMGAEIRHVLVTLGEKMTEEEVEMLVAGHEDSNGCINYEELVRMVLNG; from the exons ATG TGTGACTTCACCGAGGACCAGACCGCAG AATTCAAGGAGGCGTTCCAGCTGTTTGACCGAACGGGTGATGGCAAAATCCTGTACAGCCAGTGTGGGGACGTGATGAGGGCCTTGGGCCAGAACCCTACCAACGCCGAGGTGCTCAAGGTCCTGGGGAACCCCAAGAGTGATG AGATGAACGTGAAGGTGCTGGACTTCGAGCACTTCTTGCCCATGCTGCAGACTGTGGCCAAGAACAAGGACCAGGGAACCTATGAGGACTATGTTGAAGGCCTCCGTGTGTTTGACAAAGAAGGGAATGGCACCGTCATGGGTGCTGAAATCCGTCACGTCCTTGTCACACTGG GAGAGAAGATGACGGAGGAGGAGGTAGAGATGCTGGTGGCGGGGCATGAGGACAGCAATGGCTGCATCAACTACGAAG AGCTTGTCCGGATGGTGCTGAATGGCTGA
- the Myl6 gene encoding myosin light polypeptide 6 isoform X1 — protein sequence MCDFTEDQTAEFKEAFQLFDRTGDGKILYSQCGDVMRALGQNPTNAEVLKVLGNPKSDEMNVKVLDFEHFLPMLQTVAKNKDQGTYEDYVEGLRVFDKEGNGTVMGAEIRHVLVTLGEKMTEEEVEMLVAGHEDSNGCINYEGKGRVVNWSL from the exons ATG TGTGACTTCACCGAGGACCAGACCGCAG AATTCAAGGAGGCGTTCCAGCTGTTTGACCGAACGGGTGATGGCAAAATCCTGTACAGCCAGTGTGGGGACGTGATGAGGGCCTTGGGCCAGAACCCTACCAACGCCGAGGTGCTCAAGGTCCTGGGGAACCCCAAGAGTGATG AGATGAACGTGAAGGTGCTGGACTTCGAGCACTTCTTGCCCATGCTGCAGACTGTGGCCAAGAACAAGGACCAGGGAACCTATGAGGACTATGTTGAAGGCCTCCGTGTGTTTGACAAAGAAGGGAATGGCACCGTCATGGGTGCTGAAATCCGTCACGTCCTTGTCACACTGG GAGAGAAGATGACGGAGGAGGAGGTAGAGATGCTGGTGGCGGGGCATGAGGACAGCAATGGCTGCATCAACTACGAAGGTAAGGGACGGGTCGTGAACTGGAGTCTTTGA
- the Myl6 gene encoding myosin light polypeptide 6 isoform X3, translating to MCDFTEDQTAEFKEAFQLFDRTGDGKILYSQCGDVMRALGQNPTNAEVLKVLGNPKSDEMNVKVLDFEHFLPMLQTVAKNKDQGTYEDYVEGLRVFDKEGNGTVMGAEIRHVLVTLGEKMTEEEVEMLVAGHEDSNGCINYEAFVRHILSG from the exons ATG TGTGACTTCACCGAGGACCAGACCGCAG AATTCAAGGAGGCGTTCCAGCTGTTTGACCGAACGGGTGATGGCAAAATCCTGTACAGCCAGTGTGGGGACGTGATGAGGGCCTTGGGCCAGAACCCTACCAACGCCGAGGTGCTCAAGGTCCTGGGGAACCCCAAGAGTGATG AGATGAACGTGAAGGTGCTGGACTTCGAGCACTTCTTGCCCATGCTGCAGACTGTGGCCAAGAACAAGGACCAGGGAACCTATGAGGACTATGTTGAAGGCCTCCGTGTGTTTGACAAAGAAGGGAATGGCACCGTCATGGGTGCTGAAATCCGTCACGTCCTTGTCACACTGG GAGAGAAGATGACGGAGGAGGAGGTAGAGATGCTGGTGGCGGGGCATGAGGACAGCAATGGCTGCATCAACTACGAAG CATTTGTGAGGCATATCCTGTCGGGGTGA